The proteins below are encoded in one region of Bacillus vallismortis:
- the etfB gene encoding electron transfer flavoprotein subunit beta: protein MNLFVLMKRTFDTEEKIVIEAGKIQDDGAEWIINPYDEYAIEEAIQLKEKHGGTITAVTVGCEEAEKELRTALAMGCDQAVLINIEDDLEEPDQYSISQILYHYMKDQEFDLILGGNVAIDGGSGQVAPRLAELLDIPCITTITKLEINGTDAEAERDVEGDVEKIKTTLPLLVTAQQGLNEPRYPSLPGIMKAKKKPLEELELDDLNLDEEDAEPKVKTIERFLPPKKEAGKLLQGEPAEQAKELVSLLRSEAKVM from the coding sequence ATGAATCTATTTGTACTGATGAAACGGACGTTTGACACAGAAGAAAAAATCGTCATTGAAGCAGGAAAGATTCAGGACGACGGAGCGGAATGGATCATTAATCCATACGACGAGTACGCGATAGAAGAAGCCATCCAGCTGAAGGAAAAGCACGGCGGCACGATCACCGCCGTCACTGTCGGCTGTGAAGAAGCGGAAAAGGAATTGCGTACGGCGCTTGCCATGGGATGTGACCAAGCCGTTTTAATCAACATAGAAGATGATCTCGAGGAACCCGACCAATATTCTATATCTCAAATTTTATACCACTATATGAAGGATCAGGAGTTTGATTTGATTCTCGGCGGAAATGTTGCCATTGACGGAGGGTCAGGACAAGTCGCCCCTCGGCTTGCCGAGCTGCTGGATATTCCGTGCATCACGACGATCACCAAACTCGAAATCAACGGCACTGATGCAGAAGCAGAAAGAGACGTTGAAGGGGATGTTGAGAAGATCAAAACGACTCTCCCATTGCTTGTCACAGCTCAGCAGGGTTTAAACGAACCGCGTTATCCATCGCTTCCGGGAATTATGAAGGCCAAGAAAAAACCGCTTGAAGAGCTGGAGCTAGATGATCTTAATCTTGACGAAGAGGATGCCGAACCAAAAGTGAAAACCATAGAGCGTTTTCTTCCGCCGAAAAAAGAAGCCGGGAAGCTTCTCCAAGGTGAGCCTGCCGAACAGGCAAAAGAGCTCGTCTCATTGCTCCGCAGCGAAGCTAAAGTCATGTAA
- the fadR gene encoding fatty acid metabolism transcriptional regulator FadR, with amino-acid sequence MKQKRPKYMQIIDAAVEVIAENGYHQSQVSKIAKQAGVADGTIYLYFKNKEDILISLFKEKMGQFIERMEEGIKEKKTAKEKLALVISKHFTLLADDHNLAIVTQLELRQSNLELRQKINEILKGYLNILDGILTEGIQSGELKKGLDVRLARQMIFGTIDETVTTWVMNDQKYDLAALSDSVLELLVSGIHNK; translated from the coding sequence TTGAAGCAAAAACGGCCAAAGTATATGCAGATTATTGATGCAGCAGTAGAAGTCATTGCGGAAAACGGCTACCACCAGTCACAGGTGTCCAAAATCGCCAAACAAGCCGGAGTAGCGGACGGCACCATCTATCTTTATTTCAAAAATAAAGAAGACATTTTAATTTCTCTATTTAAAGAAAAAATGGGCCAATTTATTGAGCGGATGGAAGAGGGCATCAAAGAAAAAAAGACAGCCAAAGAAAAACTGGCGCTTGTCATTTCAAAGCATTTTACTCTTTTAGCGGATGACCATAATCTCGCGATTGTCACTCAGCTTGAGCTCCGTCAGTCCAACTTGGAGCTGCGCCAGAAAATCAATGAAATATTAAAGGGCTACTTAAATATTTTGGATGGCATTTTGACGGAAGGTATACAATCAGGCGAATTAAAAAAAGGCCTCGATGTCCGCCTCGCCCGGCAGATGATTTTTGGTACGATTGACGAAACCGTGACAACTTGGGTGATGAATGACCAAAAGTACGATCTCGCTGCCTTATCCGACAGCGTTTTAGAATTGTTGGTGTCCGGAATTCATAATAAGTAA
- a CDS encoding electron transfer flavoprotein subunit alpha/FixB family protein, whose amino-acid sequence MGKKVIVLGEIRDGELRNVTFEALAAGRTISGDGEVIGVLIGENAQSLAQELIHYGADKVLTAEDPKLKAYTADGYSQVMNAIIGQEKPDSVICGHTAMGKDLSPKLAARLQTGLISDATDVSVAGENVVFTRPIYSGKAFERVISTDPLIFATIRPNNIQASEKDTGRSGSIESLDVSHTDLRTVIQEVVKKTTDGVDLSEAKIIVAGGRGVKSKEGFQPLEELAEVLGAAVGASRGACDADYCDYALQIGQTGKVVTPDLYIACGISGAIQHLAGMSNSKIIVAINKDPEADIFKIADYGIVGDLFEVVPLLTEEFKQLNIHS is encoded by the coding sequence ATGGGAAAAAAAGTGATCGTACTTGGAGAAATTCGCGATGGGGAATTGCGGAATGTCACCTTTGAAGCATTAGCTGCAGGAAGAACCATCTCAGGTGATGGAGAAGTCATCGGTGTTTTGATCGGAGAAAATGCTCAAAGCCTTGCACAGGAGCTTATCCATTACGGAGCCGATAAAGTTCTCACAGCCGAGGATCCGAAGCTGAAAGCATACACGGCAGACGGATACAGCCAGGTCATGAATGCCATTATTGGCCAAGAAAAACCCGATTCAGTCATATGCGGGCACACAGCAATGGGCAAAGACTTATCACCGAAGCTCGCGGCCCGGCTGCAAACAGGCTTAATTTCTGATGCTACTGATGTAAGCGTTGCCGGAGAGAATGTCGTATTCACACGGCCGATTTACTCGGGGAAAGCATTTGAACGCGTCATATCAACCGATCCGCTGATTTTTGCAACGATTCGCCCTAATAACATTCAAGCTTCAGAAAAAGACACCGGCAGGTCAGGGAGTATCGAAAGCCTTGATGTTTCTCATACTGACCTCCGCACCGTTATCCAAGAGGTTGTGAAAAAAACAACGGACGGCGTTGATCTCTCCGAAGCCAAAATTATCGTTGCAGGCGGCCGCGGAGTCAAAAGCAAGGAAGGATTTCAGCCGCTAGAGGAGCTTGCCGAAGTGCTCGGAGCCGCAGTTGGGGCTTCTCGCGGGGCGTGCGACGCTGATTATTGTGATTACGCTCTCCAGATCGGGCAGACCGGAAAAGTCGTCACCCCGGATTTGTACATCGCCTGCGGCATTTCCGGCGCCATCCAGCATTTAGCCGGGATGTCAAACAGCAAGATCATTGTCGCCATTAATAAGGATCCCGAAGCCGATATTTTTAAAATAGCTGATTATGGCATCGTAGGCGATTTATTTGAAGTGGTTCCGTTATTAACTGAGGAATTCAAACAATTAAATATACACTCGTAA
- a CDS encoding enoyl-CoA hydratase: MNAISLAVDQFVAVLTIHNPPANALSSRILEELSSCLDQCETDAGVRSIIIHGEGRFFSAGADIKEFTSLKGNEDSSLLAERGQQLMERVEGFPKPIIAAIHGAALGGGLELAMACHIRIAAEDAKLGLPELNLGIIPGFAGTQRLPRYIGIAKALELIGSGEPISGKEALDLGLVSIGAKDEAEVLEKAKALAAKFAEKSPQTLASLLELLYSNKVYSYDGSLKLEAKRFGEAFESEDAKEGIQAFLEKRKPQFKGE, encoded by the coding sequence ATGAATGCAATATCACTGGCGGTTGATCAATTTGTGGCAGTCTTGACGATTCACAATCCGCCGGCAAATGCGCTTTCCAGCCGGATATTAGAAGAGCTGTCCTCCTGTCTAGATCAATGTGAGACAGATGCAGGCGTACGAAGCATTATCATTCACGGTGAGGGAAGATTTTTCTCAGCCGGTGCTGATATTAAAGAATTTACATCGCTTAAAGGCAATGAGGATTCCTCACTGCTGGCTGAGCGCGGCCAGCAGCTGATGGAAAGAGTTGAAGGCTTCCCTAAACCAATTATCGCAGCGATTCATGGTGCTGCACTTGGGGGCGGACTTGAGCTGGCGATGGCGTGTCATATCAGAATCGCCGCGGAAGATGCCAAACTGGGGCTCCCTGAGCTTAACCTCGGTATCATTCCGGGTTTTGCGGGAACACAGCGTCTACCGAGATATATCGGGATAGCCAAAGCATTAGAGCTCATTGGATCCGGAGAACCGATATCCGGAAAAGAAGCGCTTGATCTCGGACTTGTTTCAATTGGAGCGAAGGATGAAGCAGAAGTGCTTGAAAAAGCAAAAGCGCTTGCCGCTAAGTTTGCAGAAAAAAGCCCGCAAACGCTGGCATCACTGCTTGAGCTTCTTTATTCAAACAAGGTGTATTCCTATGATGGCAGCTTAAAGCTTGAAGCAAAGCGGTTTGGTGAAGCATTTGAGTCAGAGGACGCCAAAGAAGGCATCCAGGCATTTCTCGAAAAAAGAAAGCCTCAGTTCAAGGGCGAATAA